A stretch of the Arachis stenosperma cultivar V10309 chromosome 6, arast.V10309.gnm1.PFL2, whole genome shotgun sequence genome encodes the following:
- the LOC130934073 gene encoding uncharacterized protein LOC130934073, producing the protein MPLYAMFLKELMTKKRSWKNDETVVLTEECSAVIQYKLPQKLKDPGSFQIPCIIGEITVEKALCALGASINLMSLVTIIRMRIEEAKPTRMALQLANRSFKFPQGVVEDLLVKVGYFIFPSDFVVLDMEEEAKASIILGRPFLATTGAIIDVQKGELTLRLHDEKMVFNVFKALSYPRESLGECMRLDSVEVLVQVTHEEEEIEEILGEDPTSNEEAAAVEVLIQRTSEEKNEEKEAPKLKLKSLPSTLKYAYLGNNESYPVIINSSLSKEQEEELIKVLQTHKDDIEWTLADLKGISSSIYMHKILLEDDAKPSIQPQRRLN; encoded by the coding sequence ATGCCGCTCTATGCTATGTTCTTAAAGGAATTgatgaccaagaagagaagttggaagAATGATGAGACTGTTGTGCTAACTGAGGAATGTAGTGCTGTCATTCAATACAAGCTACCCCAGAAATTGAAGGACCCTGGGAGCTTCCAAATCCCCTGTATCATAGGAGAAATCACAGTGGAAAAAGCCTTATGTGCTTTGGGAGCCAGCATAAATCTGATGTCCTTAGTAACGATAATAAGAATGAGGATTGAGGAggctaaaccaacaagaatggccctTCAATTGGCAAACCGATCATTCAAGTTTCCCCAAGGAGTAGTGGAAGACTTGTTAGTAAAGGTGGGATATTTCATCTTCCCATCAGACTTTGTAGTGTTGGATATGGAGGAAGAAGCCAAAGCCTCAATTATTTTGGGAAGGCCATTCTTAGCTACTACCGGAGCCATCATagatgtccaaaagggtgaacttACCCTTAGGTTACATGATGAAAAAATGGTATTCAATGTGTTTAAAGCCTTGAGCTACCCACGGGAATCACTAGGAGAATGCATGAGGTTGGATTCAGTGGAAGTCTTAGTACAAGTGACCCATGAGGAGGAAGAAATTGAGGAAATATTAGGAGAGGACCCCACATCAAACGAAGAGGCTGCAGCAGTCGAAGTTCTTATCCAGCGCACATCAgaagagaagaatgaagaaaaagaagcaccTAAGCTTAAACTGAAATCGTTACCATCCACCCTTAAATATGCATACTTGGGAAACAATGAAAGTTACCCAGTGATCATAAATTCATCTCTTAGCAAAGAACAGGAGGAAGAATTAATCAAAGTGTTGCAAACACATAAAGATGACATTGAATGGACCCTTGCTGACTTAAAGGGAATCAGTTCATCCATATACATGCATAAGATATTGTTGGAAGATGATGCCAAACCCTCCATTCAACCCCAAAGGAGGCTGAATTAA
- the LOC130934074 gene encoding uncharacterized protein LOC130934074, with protein MFNEWAQLHIFYEGLSYESKKALDHSSGGSLNKKKTIEEAIDIIETMANNEFFYASDRSNNRGVMELSHMGALLAQNKMITKQLAALTKHMERNQVAAVTTSPPAQERVNTEEGGDWEQANYVGNSSRQSYDLYSKTYNPAYQHSTQRPYQHPPNNSSQHPYQTQNGHSQPSNLNSPSSSEDRLFRIETLLEDICKEVQDSRAFWEEVRSNMQNQDAAIKKLETQISYLFRQVPNHSLCNNTNANPKEECKAITLRSGRELKETSKETQEKKTDENKERQKEARAPAPNSHQEEEVLKPYIPKAPYPQRLKKSGNDSQFSRFLEVF; from the exons atgttcaatgaatgggcgCAGCTACATattttctatgaaggcttgtcctatgaatcaaagaaggcaTTGGATCATTCTTCAGGGGgatctctaaacaagaagaagacaattgaagaagccatagacaTCATAGAAACTATGGCCAACAATGAGTTTTTCTATGCATCTGATAGGAGCAACAAccgaggagtaatggagctaagTCATATGGGTGCATTgctagctcaaaacaagatgattaCTAAGCAATTGGCTGCCCTTACCAAGCATATGGAAAGGAatcaagttgcagcagtcaccACCTCACCACCAGCTCAAGAAAGAGTGAATACAGAGGAAGGAGGTGACTGGGAACAAGCAAATTATGTTGGAAACTCATCCAGACAGTCCTACGATCTATACTCCAAGACTTACAATCCTG CCTATCAACATTCAACTCAAAGGCCATATCAACACCCACCCAACAACTCTTCCCAACATCCATATCAGACCCAAAATGGCCATTCTCAACCCTCTAACCTCAACTCACCATCGTCATCTGAAGATAGGCTCTTCAGGATTGAGACTCTGCTTGAAGACATATGCAAGGAAGTTCAGGACAGTAGAGCGTTCTGGGAGGAAGTGCGATCCAACATGCAAAATCAGGATGCAGCTATCAAGAAGCTTGAGACACAGATTAGCTACCTATTCAGGCAAGTTCCAAACCACAGCCTTTGTAACAACACTAATGCAAACCCAAAGGAGGAATGTAAGGCTATCACACTTAGGAGTGGAAGAGAATTGAAGGAGACATCAAAGGAAACACAAGAGAAGAAAACGGatgaaaataaagaaagacAAAAGGAAGCACGAGCTCCTGCTCCCAACTCAcatcaagaagaagaagtattGAAGCCATATATTCCAAAAGCTCCGTACCCTCAACGATTGAAAAAGAGTGGAAATGATAGCCAATTCTCACGATTCTTGGAAGTTTTTTAA